The window CGTCGAAATCGGCGGACCGCCTTCAAGTGGTCTTCGTAAGTTGCGGAAAACGTGTGGCCCCCCGCCGCGTCGGCGACAAAATACAAAGAGGGAACGGCCGCCGGGGAAAGGGCCGCCGCCAACGCGGCGCGCCCCGGCGCGGCGATGGGCCCCGGCGGCAGGCCAAACCGGCGGTAGGTGTTGTGGGGATGTTCGAGGCGGAGATCCGCCCGGGTGAGGGGGTTCTTCCAACCCCCGAGGGCGTATTGCACCGTGGGGTCGCATTCGAGGCGCATCCGCTTTTTCAGTCGTCCGTGGTAAACGGCGGACACGAGCGCACGTTCGTCGTCGCGGCGGGTTTCCCGCTCGATCAAGGAAGCCATCGTAACCGCTTGGCGAACCGTCCAAAGCCGGCTGTCTTTCAGACGGAAAACATCGTCGGGACCCACGGGCACGGCGCCGGGGTTATTCGGAACCACGTCGCCCGTCGCGGCGGCCGCGGCAAACACTTCGGCCCAAACGACGTCGAACCGTTCCCTCAAAAGCGTCGCGACACGGGGGGCCGGGGTG of the Elusimicrobiota bacterium genome contains:
- the mltG gene encoding endolytic transglycosylase MltG encodes the protein MDPAPRPPRRGRALATGATFVLGAVFALTWVNSPPPGARGGFFDIEPGWSARATARRLKEEGHVRSRLWVEILARLYRSDQKLKAGFYRLPVGARSDQILRDMIRGRGATVRFTVPEGHAVWQMADRLAALGVCDRDAFLREALPLEGFLFPETYFLEPNTPAPRVATLLRERFDVVWAEVFAAAAATGDVVPNNPGAVPVGPDDVFRLKDSRLWTVRQAVTMASLIERETRRDDERALVSAVYHGRLKKRMRLECDPTVQYALGGWKNPLTRADLRLEHPHNTYRRFGLPPGPIAAPGRAALAAALSPAAVPSLYFVADAAGGHTFSATYEDHLKAVRRFRRALKETLQ